One part of the Anopheles coustani chromosome 2, idAnoCousDA_361_x.2, whole genome shotgun sequence genome encodes these proteins:
- the LOC131267767 gene encoding coatomer subunit gamma isoform X3 yields the protein MSSFKRDNKEDDDGGIPLQNLEKTAVLQETRMFNETPVNARKCTHILTKILYLINQGEVLGTREATECFFAMTKLFQSKDVVMRRMVYLGIKELSSIADDVIIVTSSLTKDMTGKEDLYRAPAIRALCSITDTTMLQAVERYMKQCIVDRNPSVSSAALVSSLHLASTAGDVVKRWANEAQEALNSDNIMVQYHGLGLLYHIRKADRLAVTKLVNKLTRQNLRSPYATCFLIRIACKIMEDEAASGNTTEESPLFHFVECCLRNKSEMVVYEAAHAVVNLKRTNPRELSTAVSILQLFCGSSKATLRFAAVRTMNKVATLHPPAVNVCNLDLENLISDSNRSVATLAITTLLKTGAESSVERLMKQIATFVAEISDEFKLVVVQAIRALCTKFPRKHAVTMNFLSGMLREEGGLEYKTAIVDTIILIIEENPDAKESGLAHLCEFIEDCEHTSLGVRILHLLGKEGPYSKCPSRYIRFIYNRVILENATVRAAAVAAIAQFGAICPDLLPNVLVLLNRCQMDCDDEVRDRATYYHSILTRTNADLNKRFISDREIVSLPLLEKSLNDHLKGPLTERFDLAVVPKSQVVQPEVNEEVIMNKAPKIVRVNREEVNTEKLLAIPGIHQAGTLHKSCAPVQLTESETEYTVSCIKHCFAQHVVFQFDCVNTLSDQLLENVRVDLELPEGFVSRAVIPCAKLPYGEKESTYVIVQFPEDVPSSIATLGATLRFMVKDCDPTTGQPDSDEGYNDEYILEDIEITVADQIQKSKKQNFLAAWESADTEEWVEAEDTFELSSVSSLQEAVNTILKFLGLAPANLSENVPDGAHTHTLLCSGTFRGNVEVLVRSKLAVSDGVTMQLTVRSTDMEVAELITSAVG from the exons ATGAGCTCATTCAAGCGAGATAACAAGGAGGACGATGATG GAGGAATTCCACTGCAAAATTTGGAGAAAACGGCGGTGCTGCAAGAGACACGAATGTTCAACGAAACACCGGTGAAcgcccgaaaatgtacacaCATTCTTACCAAGATTCTGTATCTCATCAATCAG GGCGAGGTGCTAGGAACACGAGAGGCAACAGAATGCTTCTTCGCGATGACGAAACTGTTCCAATCGAAAGATGTCGTCATGCGCCGGATGGTGTATCTGGGCATCAAAGAGCTCAGCTCCATCGCGGACGACGTAATCATCGTGACGAGCTCGCTGACAAAGGATATGACCGGCAAGGAGGATTTGTACCGTGCTCCAGCTATCCGGGCGCTGTGCAGCATCACCGATACCACGATGCTGCAGGCCGTGGAGCGCTACATGAAGCAGTGCATCGTGGACCGGAATCCATCCGTTTCGAGCGCCGCCCTGGTCAGCTCACTGCATCTAGCAAGCACGGCCGGCGATGTGGTGAAGCGCTGGGCCAACGAAGCGCAGGAGGCGCTGAACAGTGACAACATTATGGTGCAATATCACGGGCTCGGCCTACTGTATCACATCCGCAAGGCAGACCGGCTCGCAGTGACCAAGCTGGTGAACAAGCTGACACGCCAGAACCTGAGGAGCCCGTACGCGACCTGCTTCCTGATTCGCATCGCGTGCAAAATCATGGAGGATGAAGCTGCGTCCGGTAATACCACCGAAGAATCGCCGCTGTTCCACTTTGTCGAGTGCTGTCTGCGCAATAAGTCGGAAATGGTGGTGTACGAAGCGGCCCACGCTGTTGTCAATCTGAAGCGCACCAATCCACGGGAGCTGTCCACGGCCGTGAGCATCCTGCAGCTGTTCTGTGGCTCCTCGAAGGCTACGCTACGTTTCGCAGCCGTGCGCACGATGAACAAAGTGGCTACGCTGCATCCGCCGGCCGTTAATGTGTGCAATCTCGATTTGGAAAACTTGATTTCGGACTCCAACCGCTCGGTGGCGACGCTCGCCATCACCACGCTACTCAAGACCGGTGCTGAGAGCTCGGTCGAGCGTCTCATGAAGCAGATCGCAACGTTTGTGGCGGAAATTTCGGATGAGTTTAAGCTGGTCGTGGTGCAGGCGATACGAGCCCTGTGCACCAAGTTCCCCCGCAAGCACGCCGTTACGATGAACTTCCTCAGCGGTATGCTTCGTGAGGAAGGTGGCCTCGAGTATAAGACGGCCATCGTCGATACGATTATTCTGATCATCGAAGAAAATCCGGACGCCAAAGAGTCAGGTTTGGCGCATCTGTGCGAGTTCATTGAGGACTGTGAGCACACATCGCTCGGCGTGCGGATTCTACACCTGCTCGGTAAGGAGGGTCCTTACTCAAAGTGTCCCTCGCGCTACATTCGCTTCATCTACAACCGCGTCATTCTGGAGAACGCAACGGTGCGGGCAGCCGCCGTGGCTGCGATCGCCCAATTCGGTGCAATTTGTCCCGACCTTCTCCCGAacgtgctggtgctgttgaaCCGTTGCCAGATGGATTGCGACGATGAGGTGCGCGATCGTGCCACGTACTACCATTCCATACTGACGCGCACGAACGCGGACCTCAACAAGCGATTCATTTCGGACCGTGAGATCGTATCGTTGCCGCTGTTGGAAAAATCGCTCAACGATCATCTGAAGGGTCCACTGACGGAACGGTTCGATCTGGCCGTCGTTCCCAAGTCGCAGGTGGTTCAACCGGAAGTCAACGAGGAAGTGATCATGAACAAGG CACCGAAAATTGTGCGCGTTAACCGCGAAGAGGTTAACACGGAGAAACTGCTCGCGATTCCGGGCATTCATCAAGCCGGCACTCTGCACAAATCATGCGCCCCGGTGCAGCTTACCGAGAGCGAAACGGAGTACACGGTGTCCTGCATTAAGCACTGCTTTGCGCAACATGTCGTGTTTCAG TTTGATTGCGTTAACACATTGTCGGATCAGTTGCTTGAAAATGTACGCGTAGATCTGGAGCTGCCCGAAGGGTTCGTCTCGCGAGCGGTCATACCGTGCGCGAAGCTGCCTTATGGCGAAAAGGAATCCACCTACGTTATCGTACAGTTCCCGGAAGATGTGCCCAGTTCAATTG CTACATTGGGCGCAACGTTGCGCTTTATGGTGAAGGATTGTGATCCGACCACCGGGCAACCAGATTCGGACGAAGGCTACAACGACGAGTACATCCTCGAAGACATCGAAATCACCGTGGCGGATCAGATACAAAagtcgaaaaaacaaaacttccttGCCGCCTGGGAGAGTGCCGATACGGAAG AATGGGTCGAAGCGGAAGACACGTTCGAGCTGTCGTCGGTGAGCAGTCTGCAGGAAGCGGTCAATACCATCCTCAAGTTCCTCGGGCTGGCACCAGCAAACCTGTCGGAAAATGTGCCGGACGGTGCCCACACTCACACGTTACTATGTTCCG GCACTTTCCGAGGAAATGTCGAGGTGTTGGTCCGTTCGAAGTTGGCCGTTTCCGATGGTGTCACGATGCAGCTGACGGTGCGATCGACGGACATGGAAGTAGCGGAATTGATCACCTCAGCCGTAGGTTAG
- the LOC131267767 gene encoding coatomer subunit gamma isoform X2, with product MSSFKRDNKEDDDGGIPLQNLEKTAVLQETRMFNETPVNARKCTHILTKILYLINQGEVLGTREATECFFAMTKLFQSKDVVMRRMVYLGIKELSSIADDVIIVTSSLTKDMTGKEDLYRAPAIRALCSITDTTMLQAVERYMKQCIVDRNPSVSSAALVSSLHLASTAGDVVKRWANEAQEALNSDNIMVQYHGLGLLYHIRKADRLAVTKLVNKLTRQNLRSPYATCFLIRIACKIMEDEAASGNTTEESPLFHFVECCLRNKSEMVVYEAAHAVVNLKRTNPRELSTAVSILQLFCGSSKATLRFAAVRTMNKVATLHPPAVNVCNLDLENLISDSNRSVATLAITTLLKTGAESSVERLMKQIATFVAEISDEFKLVVVQAIRALCTKFPRKHAVTMNFLSGMLREEGGLEYKTAIVDTIILIIEENPDAKESGLAHLCEFIEDCEHTSLGVRILHLLGKEGPYSKCPSRYIRFIYNRVILENATVRAAAVAAIAQFGAICPDLLPNVLVLLNRCQMDCDDEVRDRATYYHSILTRTNADLNKRFISDREIVSLPLLEKSLNDHLKGPLTERFDLAVVPKSQVVQPEVNEEVIMNKAAPKIVRVNREEVNTEKLLAIPGIHQAGTLHKSCAPVQLTESETEYTVSCIKHCFAQHVVFQFDCVNTLSDQLLENVRVDLELPEGFVSRAVIPCAKLPYGEKESTYVIVQFPEDVPSSIATLGATLRFMVKDCDPTTGQPDSDEGYNDEYILEDIEITVADQIQKSKKQNFLAAWESADTEEWVEAEDTFELSSVSSLQEAVNTILKFLGLAPANLSENVPDGAHTHTLLCSGTFRGNVEVLVRSKLAVSDGVTMQLTVRSTDMEVAELITSAVG from the exons ATGAGCTCATTCAAGCGAGATAACAAGGAGGACGATGATG GAGGAATTCCACTGCAAAATTTGGAGAAAACGGCGGTGCTGCAAGAGACACGAATGTTCAACGAAACACCGGTGAAcgcccgaaaatgtacacaCATTCTTACCAAGATTCTGTATCTCATCAATCAG GGCGAGGTGCTAGGAACACGAGAGGCAACAGAATGCTTCTTCGCGATGACGAAACTGTTCCAATCGAAAGATGTCGTCATGCGCCGGATGGTGTATCTGGGCATCAAAGAGCTCAGCTCCATCGCGGACGACGTAATCATCGTGACGAGCTCGCTGACAAAGGATATGACCGGCAAGGAGGATTTGTACCGTGCTCCAGCTATCCGGGCGCTGTGCAGCATCACCGATACCACGATGCTGCAGGCCGTGGAGCGCTACATGAAGCAGTGCATCGTGGACCGGAATCCATCCGTTTCGAGCGCCGCCCTGGTCAGCTCACTGCATCTAGCAAGCACGGCCGGCGATGTGGTGAAGCGCTGGGCCAACGAAGCGCAGGAGGCGCTGAACAGTGACAACATTATGGTGCAATATCACGGGCTCGGCCTACTGTATCACATCCGCAAGGCAGACCGGCTCGCAGTGACCAAGCTGGTGAACAAGCTGACACGCCAGAACCTGAGGAGCCCGTACGCGACCTGCTTCCTGATTCGCATCGCGTGCAAAATCATGGAGGATGAAGCTGCGTCCGGTAATACCACCGAAGAATCGCCGCTGTTCCACTTTGTCGAGTGCTGTCTGCGCAATAAGTCGGAAATGGTGGTGTACGAAGCGGCCCACGCTGTTGTCAATCTGAAGCGCACCAATCCACGGGAGCTGTCCACGGCCGTGAGCATCCTGCAGCTGTTCTGTGGCTCCTCGAAGGCTACGCTACGTTTCGCAGCCGTGCGCACGATGAACAAAGTGGCTACGCTGCATCCGCCGGCCGTTAATGTGTGCAATCTCGATTTGGAAAACTTGATTTCGGACTCCAACCGCTCGGTGGCGACGCTCGCCATCACCACGCTACTCAAGACCGGTGCTGAGAGCTCGGTCGAGCGTCTCATGAAGCAGATCGCAACGTTTGTGGCGGAAATTTCGGATGAGTTTAAGCTGGTCGTGGTGCAGGCGATACGAGCCCTGTGCACCAAGTTCCCCCGCAAGCACGCCGTTACGATGAACTTCCTCAGCGGTATGCTTCGTGAGGAAGGTGGCCTCGAGTATAAGACGGCCATCGTCGATACGATTATTCTGATCATCGAAGAAAATCCGGACGCCAAAGAGTCAGGTTTGGCGCATCTGTGCGAGTTCATTGAGGACTGTGAGCACACATCGCTCGGCGTGCGGATTCTACACCTGCTCGGTAAGGAGGGTCCTTACTCAAAGTGTCCCTCGCGCTACATTCGCTTCATCTACAACCGCGTCATTCTGGAGAACGCAACGGTGCGGGCAGCCGCCGTGGCTGCGATCGCCCAATTCGGTGCAATTTGTCCCGACCTTCTCCCGAacgtgctggtgctgttgaaCCGTTGCCAGATGGATTGCGACGATGAGGTGCGCGATCGTGCCACGTACTACCATTCCATACTGACGCGCACGAACGCGGACCTCAACAAGCGATTCATTTCGGACCGTGAGATCGTATCGTTGCCGCTGTTGGAAAAATCGCTCAACGATCATCTGAAGGGTCCACTGACGGAACGGTTCGATCTGGCCGTCGTTCCCAAGTCGCAGGTGGTTCAACCGGAAGTCAACGAGGAAGTGATCATGAACAAGG caGCACCGAAAATTGTGCGCGTTAACCGCGAAGAGGTTAACACGGAGAAACTGCTCGCGATTCCGGGCATTCATCAAGCCGGCACTCTGCACAAATCATGCGCCCCGGTGCAGCTTACCGAGAGCGAAACGGAGTACACGGTGTCCTGCATTAAGCACTGCTTTGCGCAACATGTCGTGTTTCAG TTTGATTGCGTTAACACATTGTCGGATCAGTTGCTTGAAAATGTACGCGTAGATCTGGAGCTGCCCGAAGGGTTCGTCTCGCGAGCGGTCATACCGTGCGCGAAGCTGCCTTATGGCGAAAAGGAATCCACCTACGTTATCGTACAGTTCCCGGAAGATGTGCCCAGTTCAATTG CTACATTGGGCGCAACGTTGCGCTTTATGGTGAAGGATTGTGATCCGACCACCGGGCAACCAGATTCGGACGAAGGCTACAACGACGAGTACATCCTCGAAGACATCGAAATCACCGTGGCGGATCAGATACAAAagtcgaaaaaacaaaacttccttGCCGCCTGGGAGAGTGCCGATACGGAAG AATGGGTCGAAGCGGAAGACACGTTCGAGCTGTCGTCGGTGAGCAGTCTGCAGGAAGCGGTCAATACCATCCTCAAGTTCCTCGGGCTGGCACCAGCAAACCTGTCGGAAAATGTGCCGGACGGTGCCCACACTCACACGTTACTATGTTCCG GCACTTTCCGAGGAAATGTCGAGGTGTTGGTCCGTTCGAAGTTGGCCGTTTCCGATGGTGTCACGATGCAGCTGACGGTGCGATCGACGGACATGGAAGTAGCGGAATTGATCACCTCAGCCGTAGGTTAG
- the LOC131267767 gene encoding coatomer subunit gamma isoform X1, producing the protein MSSFKRDNKEDDDGGIPLQNLEKTAVLQETRMFNETPVNARKCTHILTKILYLINQGEVLGTREATECFFAMTKLFQSKDVVMRRMVYLGIKELSSIADDVIIVTSSLTKDMTGKEDLYRAPAIRALCSITDTTMLQAVERYMKQCIVDRNPSVSSAALVSSLHLASTAGDVVKRWANEAQEALNSDNIMVQYHGLGLLYHIRKADRLAVTKLVNKLTRQNLRSPYATCFLIRIACKIMEDEAASGNTTEESPLFHFVECCLRNKSEMVVYEAAHAVVNLKRTNPRELSTAVSILQLFCGSSKATLRFAAVRTMNKVATLHPPAVNVCNLDLENLISDSNRSVATLAITTLLKTGAESSVERLMKQIATFVAEISDEFKLVVVQAIRALCTKFPRKHAVTMNFLSGMLREEGGLEYKTAIVDTIILIIEENPDAKESGLAHLCEFIEDCEHTSLGVRILHLLGKEGPYSKCPSRYIRFIYNRVILENATVRAAAVAAIAQFGAICPDLLPNVLVLLNRCQMDCDDEVRDRATYYHSILTRTNADLNKRFISDREIVSLPLLEKSLNDHLKGPLTERFDLAVVPKSQVVQPEVNEEVIMNKGTLSSHGSLRDQLIIHVHVFIFLAAPKIVRVNREEVNTEKLLAIPGIHQAGTLHKSCAPVQLTESETEYTVSCIKHCFAQHVVFQFDCVNTLSDQLLENVRVDLELPEGFVSRAVIPCAKLPYGEKESTYVIVQFPEDVPSSIATLGATLRFMVKDCDPTTGQPDSDEGYNDEYILEDIEITVADQIQKSKKQNFLAAWESADTEEWVEAEDTFELSSVSSLQEAVNTILKFLGLAPANLSENVPDGAHTHTLLCSGTFRGNVEVLVRSKLAVSDGVTMQLTVRSTDMEVAELITSAVG; encoded by the exons ATGAGCTCATTCAAGCGAGATAACAAGGAGGACGATGATG GAGGAATTCCACTGCAAAATTTGGAGAAAACGGCGGTGCTGCAAGAGACACGAATGTTCAACGAAACACCGGTGAAcgcccgaaaatgtacacaCATTCTTACCAAGATTCTGTATCTCATCAATCAG GGCGAGGTGCTAGGAACACGAGAGGCAACAGAATGCTTCTTCGCGATGACGAAACTGTTCCAATCGAAAGATGTCGTCATGCGCCGGATGGTGTATCTGGGCATCAAAGAGCTCAGCTCCATCGCGGACGACGTAATCATCGTGACGAGCTCGCTGACAAAGGATATGACCGGCAAGGAGGATTTGTACCGTGCTCCAGCTATCCGGGCGCTGTGCAGCATCACCGATACCACGATGCTGCAGGCCGTGGAGCGCTACATGAAGCAGTGCATCGTGGACCGGAATCCATCCGTTTCGAGCGCCGCCCTGGTCAGCTCACTGCATCTAGCAAGCACGGCCGGCGATGTGGTGAAGCGCTGGGCCAACGAAGCGCAGGAGGCGCTGAACAGTGACAACATTATGGTGCAATATCACGGGCTCGGCCTACTGTATCACATCCGCAAGGCAGACCGGCTCGCAGTGACCAAGCTGGTGAACAAGCTGACACGCCAGAACCTGAGGAGCCCGTACGCGACCTGCTTCCTGATTCGCATCGCGTGCAAAATCATGGAGGATGAAGCTGCGTCCGGTAATACCACCGAAGAATCGCCGCTGTTCCACTTTGTCGAGTGCTGTCTGCGCAATAAGTCGGAAATGGTGGTGTACGAAGCGGCCCACGCTGTTGTCAATCTGAAGCGCACCAATCCACGGGAGCTGTCCACGGCCGTGAGCATCCTGCAGCTGTTCTGTGGCTCCTCGAAGGCTACGCTACGTTTCGCAGCCGTGCGCACGATGAACAAAGTGGCTACGCTGCATCCGCCGGCCGTTAATGTGTGCAATCTCGATTTGGAAAACTTGATTTCGGACTCCAACCGCTCGGTGGCGACGCTCGCCATCACCACGCTACTCAAGACCGGTGCTGAGAGCTCGGTCGAGCGTCTCATGAAGCAGATCGCAACGTTTGTGGCGGAAATTTCGGATGAGTTTAAGCTGGTCGTGGTGCAGGCGATACGAGCCCTGTGCACCAAGTTCCCCCGCAAGCACGCCGTTACGATGAACTTCCTCAGCGGTATGCTTCGTGAGGAAGGTGGCCTCGAGTATAAGACGGCCATCGTCGATACGATTATTCTGATCATCGAAGAAAATCCGGACGCCAAAGAGTCAGGTTTGGCGCATCTGTGCGAGTTCATTGAGGACTGTGAGCACACATCGCTCGGCGTGCGGATTCTACACCTGCTCGGTAAGGAGGGTCCTTACTCAAAGTGTCCCTCGCGCTACATTCGCTTCATCTACAACCGCGTCATTCTGGAGAACGCAACGGTGCGGGCAGCCGCCGTGGCTGCGATCGCCCAATTCGGTGCAATTTGTCCCGACCTTCTCCCGAacgtgctggtgctgttgaaCCGTTGCCAGATGGATTGCGACGATGAGGTGCGCGATCGTGCCACGTACTACCATTCCATACTGACGCGCACGAACGCGGACCTCAACAAGCGATTCATTTCGGACCGTGAGATCGTATCGTTGCCGCTGTTGGAAAAATCGCTCAACGATCATCTGAAGGGTCCACTGACGGAACGGTTCGATCTGGCCGTCGTTCCCAAGTCGCAGGTGGTTCAACCGGAAGTCAACGAGGAAGTGATCATGAACAAGGGTACGCTCTCCAGTCATGGATCCTTACGGGACCAATTAATTATTCAtgttcatgtttttatttttctagcaGCACCGAAAATTGTGCGCGTTAACCGCGAAGAGGTTAACACGGAGAAACTGCTCGCGATTCCGGGCATTCATCAAGCCGGCACTCTGCACAAATCATGCGCCCCGGTGCAGCTTACCGAGAGCGAAACGGAGTACACGGTGTCCTGCATTAAGCACTGCTTTGCGCAACATGTCGTGTTTCAG TTTGATTGCGTTAACACATTGTCGGATCAGTTGCTTGAAAATGTACGCGTAGATCTGGAGCTGCCCGAAGGGTTCGTCTCGCGAGCGGTCATACCGTGCGCGAAGCTGCCTTATGGCGAAAAGGAATCCACCTACGTTATCGTACAGTTCCCGGAAGATGTGCCCAGTTCAATTG CTACATTGGGCGCAACGTTGCGCTTTATGGTGAAGGATTGTGATCCGACCACCGGGCAACCAGATTCGGACGAAGGCTACAACGACGAGTACATCCTCGAAGACATCGAAATCACCGTGGCGGATCAGATACAAAagtcgaaaaaacaaaacttccttGCCGCCTGGGAGAGTGCCGATACGGAAG AATGGGTCGAAGCGGAAGACACGTTCGAGCTGTCGTCGGTGAGCAGTCTGCAGGAAGCGGTCAATACCATCCTCAAGTTCCTCGGGCTGGCACCAGCAAACCTGTCGGAAAATGTGCCGGACGGTGCCCACACTCACACGTTACTATGTTCCG GCACTTTCCGAGGAAATGTCGAGGTGTTGGTCCGTTCGAAGTTGGCCGTTTCCGATGGTGTCACGATGCAGCTGACGGTGCGATCGACGGACATGGAAGTAGCGGAATTGATCACCTCAGCCGTAGGTTAG